One part of the Methanocalculus alkaliphilus genome encodes these proteins:
- a CDS encoding thioredoxin domain-containing protein, with protein sequence MANRLSDEKSPYLRQHADNPVDWYPFSEEAFEIAKARDIPIFLSIGYSTCHWCHVMNRESFSDQKVAEALRGRFIAVKVDREERPEVDRIAMVACQLMTGSGGWPLTLVLTPEKRPFFSGTYIPKLPKYGRAGLIQVLDRIWDLWEKNRDEAEGLSLRVEGAVQSYLRGETTVPEKPGSLKGASDEAYIALAGSFDRENGGFGTAPKFPTPHIISFLLRYAGMTGRVDATRMAIETLHALRMGGINDQIGGGYHRYATDQEWAIPHYEKMATDQALLLTAFAEGYRVTRDPLLKEEAERIARYIRSDLRSEEGLFFTAEDAESGGEEGGFYLWSKEEIRSALDAEDGAWAADLFLGNAGEKVRMPLSLTEPNPDPERLMKVREKLREKREARTRPFRDEKILLDINGMMIASLARAGHLIGDAGMITDAEDAYNHLSVILEESGDELFHSRINGVNTTPANLTDYAELIGAGIMLHQATGKPTPLRDALRLTEMVIFGFFNPEKGWFWFEREGSSFFRTRDLEDAGGPSGNAVMLHNLHQLSRITGNIEMARIAGIMEEKLSAAFLHHPTAHIHAISASSHHSGAAVDVVITGDATPFMAPLTQTRNILTTWLPVTPDLVSGLQEKAPKLEVYEPGTSESVAYPCSEGACLPPVTDPDELREILDTAFHHRKDVEADPFTRSNNSE encoded by the coding sequence ATGGCTAACCGGCTTAGTGATGAGAAGAGCCCCTACCTTCGTCAGCATGCAGACAATCCGGTGGACTGGTACCCATTCTCAGAGGAGGCGTTTGAGATTGCGAAGGCCCGGGATATCCCGATCTTTCTCTCGATCGGGTACTCAACCTGCCACTGGTGCCATGTGATGAACCGGGAATCATTCTCGGATCAGAAGGTGGCAGAAGCGCTGAGAGGGAGGTTCATTGCCGTGAAGGTGGATCGTGAGGAGCGGCCGGAGGTAGATCGAATCGCGATGGTGGCCTGCCAGCTGATGACCGGATCCGGTGGCTGGCCTCTCACTCTCGTCCTCACCCCTGAGAAGCGTCCCTTTTTTTCAGGCACCTATATCCCGAAACTCCCAAAGTATGGGCGTGCAGGTCTTATTCAGGTTCTCGACCGGATATGGGATCTCTGGGAGAAGAATCGTGATGAAGCGGAAGGGCTGTCACTACGGGTCGAAGGGGCGGTCCAGTCCTATCTCAGAGGTGAGACCACGGTTCCGGAGAAACCGGGCTCTTTAAAGGGCGCTTCGGATGAGGCGTATATCGCCCTTGCCGGATCCTTTGATCGTGAGAACGGGGGTTTTGGAACGGCACCGAAGTTCCCTACCCCCCATATTATATCGTTCCTTCTCCGGTATGCCGGGATGACCGGACGGGTGGATGCCACAAGGATGGCGATTGAAACGCTCCATGCACTGAGAATGGGAGGGATCAACGACCAGATTGGCGGCGGGTATCACCGCTATGCAACCGACCAGGAGTGGGCGATCCCCCATTATGAGAAGATGGCAACTGATCAGGCTCTTCTTCTCACTGCATTTGCCGAAGGCTATCGTGTGACCCGTGATCCCCTCCTGAAGGAGGAGGCGGAGCGGATAGCCCGGTATATAAGATCCGATCTCAGATCCGAAGAGGGCCTCTTCTTCACCGCAGAGGATGCTGAGAGCGGCGGGGAGGAGGGGGGCTTCTATCTCTGGTCAAAGGAAGAGATACGTTCCGCCCTCGATGCTGAGGACGGAGCATGGGCAGCCGATCTCTTCCTCGGGAACGCAGGCGAGAAAGTCAGAATGCCCCTCTCGCTCACCGAACCGAACCCGGATCCTGAGCGTCTCATGAAGGTGCGGGAGAAGCTCCGTGAGAAGAGAGAAGCAAGGACGCGACCGTTCCGTGATGAGAAGATCCTGCTGGATATCAACGGGATGATGATCGCCTCCCTCGCCCGCGCCGGCCATCTCATCGGGGATGCCGGTATGATCACGGATGCGGAGGATGCCTATAATCATCTGTCAGTGATCCTGGAAGAGTCCGGAGATGAGCTCTTTCACAGCCGCATAAACGGGGTGAACACGACACCGGCAAATCTTACAGACTATGCCGAGCTGATAGGAGCGGGCATTATGCTTCACCAGGCAACCGGAAAGCCCACACCGCTCCGGGATGCACTCCGCCTGACAGAAATGGTCATTTTCGGGTTCTTCAATCCGGAGAAAGGCTGGTTCTGGTTTGAGAGGGAGGGGAGCTCGTTCTTCCGGACACGGGATCTGGAGGATGCAGGCGGACCATCAGGAAACGCGGTGATGCTCCATAACCTCCACCAACTGAGCCGGATCACCGGGAACATTGAGATGGCCCGGATCGCAGGAATTATGGAGGAGAAGCTCTCCGCTGCCTTCCTCCACCATCCGACTGCACATATTCATGCTATCAGTGCATCATCACATCATTCCGGGGCAGCTGTTGATGTCGTGATCACCGGTGATGCAACACCCTTCATGGCACCCCTCACCCAGACGAGGAACATCCTCACCACCTGGCTTCCCGTCACGCCGGATCTGGTGTCTGGCCTGCAGGAGAAAGCTCCAAAGCTCGAAGTGTACGAACCAGGTACATCAGAATCAGTTGCCTATCCCTGCAGTGAGGGGGCATGCCTTCCCCCGGTCACCGACCCTGATGAGCTGAGAGAGATTCTGGATACCGCATTTCATCACCGGAAGGATGTGGAGGCGGATCCCTTTACAAGGAGCAATAATTCCGAATGA
- a CDS encoding CxxC-x17-CxxC domain-containing protein: protein MEGRNFGGRGNFGGPRSFDGPREMTKAVCSDCGEDCEVPFKPTEGRPVYCRDCLPKHRKPRF, encoded by the coding sequence ATGGAAGGAAGAAATTTTGGCGGCCGGGGTAATTTCGGCGGCCCAAGAAGCTTTGACGGTCCTCGTGAGATGACCAAGGCAGTCTGTTCCGACTGTGGTGAAGATTGTGAAGTACCATTTAAGCCCACGGAGGGCAGACCAGTGTACTGCCGTGACTGCCTCCCAAAGCACCGGAAACCCCGGTTCTAA
- a CDS encoding SagB/ThcOx family dehydrogenase produces the protein MQKIGRTFMEMTRYAHLPPSDQQRGVTPPPLEKPYQDDGTAIALPSPESIRVPSSDLREAIEMRSSVRTYTRDPLTIEELAYLLWATQGVTGIVDPFYTKRNVPSAGGRHSFETYLLINRVDGIAPGLYRYLAFSHRLAPVDIRPGIADSVMNACLGQPFVRSSAVTFIWSCIVYRMSWRYSERAYRLVHLDAGHVCQNLYLAGEQIGCGTCAIGAFDDELMVGLIHADGVEEFVIYAATVGKKKNTEKL, from the coding sequence ATGCAGAAGATCGGCAGAACCTTCATGGAGATGACGAGATATGCCCATCTCCCCCCGTCTGATCAGCAGCGGGGAGTCACCCCTCCCCCCCTTGAGAAGCCCTATCAGGACGATGGCACGGCTATTGCTCTCCCATCTCCCGAATCGATCAGAGTGCCGTCATCTGATCTCAGGGAGGCGATCGAGATGCGATCCTCGGTCCGGACCTATACGAGGGATCCGCTCACAATCGAAGAGCTTGCCTACCTCCTCTGGGCGACACAGGGTGTCACCGGGATCGTTGATCCCTTCTATACCAAACGGAATGTTCCATCCGCAGGTGGACGCCACTCGTTTGAGACCTATCTCCTGATCAACCGGGTTGATGGGATTGCACCTGGCCTGTACCGGTACCTGGCATTCTCCCACAGGCTTGCTCCGGTTGATATACGCCCCGGAATTGCCGACTCGGTGATGAACGCCTGTCTTGGTCAGCCCTTTGTCCGGTCATCGGCGGTGACCTTCATCTGGTCCTGCATCGTCTACAGGATGAGCTGGCGATACAGCGAACGGGCATACCGGCTTGTCCATCTTGATGCAGGCCATGTCTGCCAGAATCTCTACCTTGCCGGTGAGCAGATCGGATGTGGAACCTGTGCAATCGGTGCATTTGACGATGAATTGATGGTAGGACTCATCCATGCCGATGGCGTGGAGGAGTTTGTCATCTATGCGGCGACGGTCGGGAAGAAGAAAAATACTGAGAAATTATGA
- the serS gene encoding serine--tRNA ligase: MLDIKFVRTNPDSVRADLRKRNDSIRLAWVDDLLASDQRVRELKVEIDAFRQRRNTISREINAGRKAGRDTTDLLEEAKSLPDRIKELDAVKEEEEAKVRYYLMRLPNILDESVPYGEDASQNQVIRREGTPQTFGFELKNHGQLAVEKGWADFERAARTSGAGFSYLKGNLALLDMALQRYAIDLLMRNGFTPVIPPYMMNRKSYEGVTDLGDFEDVMYKIDGMDSYLIATSEHPICSMFQDEIFDEKDLPLRLAGLSPCFRKEIGSHGIDTKGLFRVHQFHKVEQFVFCKPEESVAIHEELLANAEELYTNLGLPYQVVLICTGDIGTVAAKKYDIEVWMPREEEYREVVSCSNCTSYQAVRLGMRMRDPSDFEMKHHIHTLNSTEVATSRTMRAILENYQQEDGSVVIPEVLRPYMNDQEYL, translated from the coding sequence TTGCTTGATATTAAATTTGTACGGACAAATCCCGATAGTGTCAGGGCTGATCTCAGAAAGCGGAATGATTCCATACGCCTTGCATGGGTCGATGATCTCCTCGCCTCGGATCAACGGGTACGTGAACTGAAGGTGGAGATCGACGCGTTCCGGCAGAGAAGAAACACGATCTCGCGTGAGATCAATGCCGGGCGGAAGGCAGGAAGAGATACAACAGATCTGCTGGAGGAGGCGAAGTCCCTCCCTGACCGGATTAAAGAGCTTGATGCCGTCAAAGAAGAGGAAGAGGCGAAGGTCAGGTATTACCTGATGCGCCTTCCAAACATCCTCGACGAATCTGTTCCGTATGGTGAGGACGCCTCCCAGAATCAGGTTATCCGTCGTGAAGGAACGCCACAGACCTTCGGCTTCGAGTTAAAGAATCATGGACAGCTCGCGGTTGAGAAGGGATGGGCCGACTTTGAACGGGCGGCACGGACATCAGGGGCAGGGTTCTCATATCTGAAGGGCAATCTCGCCCTCCTTGATATGGCATTGCAGCGATATGCAATCGATCTTTTGATGAGGAATGGTTTCACCCCCGTCATCCCGCCATACATGATGAACCGGAAGTCGTATGAAGGTGTGACCGATCTCGGCGACTTTGAGGATGTGATGTATAAGATTGATGGGATGGATTCCTACCTCATCGCGACAAGTGAGCACCCGATCTGTTCGATGTTTCAGGATGAGATCTTTGACGAGAAGGATCTCCCTCTTCGGCTTGCCGGCCTCTCCCCCTGTTTCCGAAAGGAGATCGGATCCCATGGCATTGACACGAAGGGGCTCTTCCGCGTTCACCAGTTCCATAAAGTTGAGCAGTTCGTCTTCTGCAAACCCGAAGAATCTGTTGCAATCCATGAAGAGCTCCTCGCAAATGCCGAGGAACTGTACACGAACCTCGGCCTCCCCTACCAGGTCGTCCTGATATGCACCGGTGATATCGGGACGGTGGCTGCCAAGAAGTATGACATTGAAGTCTGGATGCCACGTGAAGAAGAGTACCGCGAGGTCGTCTCCTGTTCAAACTGCACCTCATACCAGGCGGTGCGGCTTGGAATGCGGATGCGGGATCCATCGGACTTTGAGATGAAGCACCACATTCATACCCTGAACTCGACGGAGGTTGCAACCTCACGGACGATGCGGGCGATCCTGGAAAATTATCAGCAGGAGGATGGATCGGTCGTCATTCCTGAGGTTCTCCGTCCATATATGAATGATCAGGAGTACCTCTGA
- a CDS encoding CxxC-x17-CxxC domain-containing protein, which produces MEGRNFGGRGNFGGPRRFDGPREMSKAVCSDCGCECEVPFKPTEGRPVYCRDCLPKHRKPRF; this is translated from the coding sequence ATGGAAGGAAGAAATTTTGGCGGCCGGGGTAACTTCGGCGGCCCAAGAAGATTTGATGGTCCACGTGAGATGTCAAAGGCAGTCTGTTCCGACTGTGGATGCGAATGCGAAGTTCCCTTTAAGCCCACGGAGGGCAGACCAGTATATTGCCGTGACTGCCTCCCAAAGCACCGGAAACCCCGGTTCTAA
- a CDS encoding FAD-dependent oxidoreductase, with product MAIVIGSGAGGATMARALSEAGHDVLIIERGPHVSGSDAYLQYANVDAGIRLMRAFCLGGTTMVSGGNALRSLEEEMKGFGIDLSTHYAAIEDELGVMPLPDHLTGPGTRRLMDQAIDLGYPVSRMPKFIDPDRCCMDGLCAFGCPTDARWSALAFIRDAEGNGAEVVTGQTVDEIIVRHGEAGGVRVGSTVYQDDLIILAAGALETPRFLQQLSLPTTPLFADTFVSIGGVLPGIGMNRDVPMGFYIPYKEGIILPHYSRPFHALLNEAGISAAEEDIIGMMVKIRDDDDGSVGEVIRKGVSVGDAERLVDGATHAAALLTGAGVDPRTLISAPLRGSHPCGTARIGVSVDTNLETAIPGLYVTDASVLPEAPGRPPILAIIALARYAAGRIGK from the coding sequence ATGGCGATCGTCATCGGATCCGGTGCCGGTGGTGCAACCATGGCCAGGGCACTCTCCGAGGCCGGGCATGACGTACTGATCATCGAGCGTGGTCCCCATGTTTCCGGGAGCGATGCGTATCTGCAGTATGCAAACGTCGATGCCGGAATCCGGCTCATGAGGGCATTCTGTCTTGGCGGTACCACAATGGTCTCAGGTGGGAATGCCCTCCGCAGCCTTGAAGAGGAGATGAAGGGATTTGGTATCGATCTCTCCACCCATTATGCCGCTATTGAGGATGAACTGGGGGTCATGCCGCTCCCGGATCACCTCACCGGTCCGGGAACCCGTCGCCTGATGGATCAAGCCATCGATCTCGGGTATCCCGTCTCCAGAATGCCGAAATTCATCGATCCGGATCGCTGCTGTATGGACGGGCTCTGTGCATTTGGCTGTCCCACAGACGCACGGTGGTCGGCTCTCGCTTTTATCAGGGATGCCGAGGGGAATGGAGCAGAGGTGGTCACAGGACAAACAGTGGATGAGATTATCGTTCGTCATGGCGAGGCCGGCGGGGTCAGGGTGGGATCAACGGTTTATCAGGACGATCTCATCATCCTGGCAGCCGGGGCACTTGAGACACCCCGGTTCCTTCAGCAGCTCTCCCTTCCGACAACTCCGCTCTTTGCCGATACCTTCGTCTCGATCGGCGGCGTCCTGCCGGGCATCGGAATGAACCGGGATGTTCCGATGGGATTTTACATCCCGTACAAAGAGGGAATAATCCTCCCTCACTACTCCCGTCCGTTTCACGCCCTCCTCAACGAGGCAGGGATCTCCGCGGCAGAGGAGGATATCATCGGGATGATGGTCAAGATCAGGGACGACGATGATGGATCGGTCGGCGAGGTGATCAGAAAAGGGGTGAGCGTCGGGGATGCTGAACGGCTCGTCGATGGTGCTACGCATGCAGCAGCACTCCTTACCGGTGCAGGTGTTGATCCACGGACCCTTATATCAGCACCGCTTCGGGGATCACACCCCTGCGGGACGGCAAGGATCGGTGTCTCAGTGGATACAAACCTTGAGACCGCAATTCCCGGACTCTATGTGACCGATGCCTCTGTCCTTCCAGAGGCTCCCGGACGCCCGCCGATCCTTGCGATCATCGCTCTCGCACGGTATGCAGCGGGCAGGATTGGGAAATAA